GAAGTACATGATCGGTACCACATTCCGTCTGTTCCAAGTTGGGCCTCCGGAGAATCACGCGCAAGAGCCTCTTGAGCTGAGAGATGTGTTTGTATCGGCGCAGAAGAGCGGACAGTGTTGGCTGAGGTTCAAGGAGGACGCTTAGTTGAGGGGAAGGTGTCTATATCGTTGACTGCTCGACGCTTCTTCAACCACATGCCTCAAGGAACATCGACGTGCATCCGCCACCAACGCTGCTCACATGAGCTGCTTTTGACATGTTGCCTCATGGCTCGAAGCTAACAGTCTCGGTCTCCGCCAAGCAGAGCCCACATTAATACACACCGAACTAGACTCGTTTGCACGCTCAGGTCCAGAGGGGCCGGGATCGTTCACCCAGATGCTGACACCCTCGATCACTTTCAAGAATCGCTAGTCATTTCCCACACCACACCTCCTCAACACCCTAACCCCCAACATTCCTCCTCCACTCCCTCACCTCCCTAACAAACTTCTCCGGCTGCTCCCAGGCAGCAAAACGCCCACCCTTCCCCACCTCATTCCGAATAACAATCTTGTCCCAATGCCGCTCACACCACTCCCTCGGCGCATAAGCTGTATCACCCTGAAACCAACTCACGCCCACCGCTATATCCGCTCCGATCGCCCACGCAGTTGTGTCGGGTTTATTCTCCCAATCATACCGCGCCGACGAAGTCCCGGAGTTGGAGAGCCAGTATAGCATAATCGTATCAAGCATTTCGTCTTTGCTAAAGATGGTCCCGACGTCGCCATTGTGATGAGACCAGTCACGGAATTTCTCGTAGATCCAGGCCGCTTGCGCGACGGGAGAGTCTGCGAGTGCGTAGTCGAGAGTTTGGGGACGGATAGACTGTTGGAGGGAGTAGCCGCGGTAGCCAGTAGTGTCTCGAAGATGGTCTAGATCCATGGCTCGTCCCTCGCCAGCTTTGTCTTTAGCTGGTATTTGGATTTCCTTCTGTGGCTCGAAGTAGACGGAGTTCATATGGACTGCTTTCAACCCCTTGGGTGCTTGGTGGCCTAGGCTGACGGTGACGTGGGCGCCCCAGTCGCCGCCTTGAGCGACCCAGCCGCTGTCTGTGTAGCCTAGGCGGTCCATAAAGACAGCCCAGGCTCGTGCGGTGAGTTGGTAGTTCCAGCCTGTCTCTGTGGGTTTGCTGGAGAAGGCGTAGCCCGGCAGTGCTGGGATGACGAGATGAAAGGCATCTCTAGGAGTGCCACCGTCAGCTTCCGGGTCGATGAGTCTGTCGATGACATGTCTGAATTCCAGTATCGACCCTGGCCAGCCATGTGTAAGTACCATGGGAAGAGCGTCTCCATGCTTGGATCGGAAGTGCAGGAAGTAGACCTCCACACCGTCAATGGTGGTCGTGAATTGGGGAAAGGAGTTGAGTAGCTCTTCACATCTTCGCCAATTGTATCGTGTCTGCCAGTACTCGCAAAGCTCTTGTATCGCTGCGAGCGGCACGCCCTGAGACCAATCCATGACTGTCTCTTTGTCCGGCCAGCGGGTCAGCCAAAGTCGTAGCTGTAGATCGTCGAGAACAGCCTGCTCAATGGAAAGGGTAAACGGGGAGATGGATTCAGATGCCGACATAGTCGTGGTCAGTGTCGAACATTGATTGTGCTGCTCTAGACATTCGAGCTTCATATATCCCTTCGTAACGTTGGGGGCGTCTCATTGATTACTAATAGGCCTAGCGTACCAGACCAGCATACATCGCTGTACCCCGTGAAGGAACATCACTTCTTCGGATCCCGTATCCCATCCAAAATCTTCGTCAACTCCTTCAGCCTCACCGGTTTCGTCAAGAAGAGATCCACTCCCGAGCTAAAAGCCTCCTGCTGTGCACTTGCACTGCCAAGACCAGTCAGGGCAATGATGGTTGCTGGCTCAAGACTCTTTTGCTTCTCAAAGCCACGAATCTGTCGCGTTGCTTCGAAGCCGTTGAGGATGGGCATGTTGATGTCCATCAGAACGACTTGAGGCTTCACTAGTGCATCCTCGTTGGGCTTCTTTGGTGACTCCGTTTCCTCGCCCGTTGGAGTTACAGCGTCTGAGCAAGCGTTCTTGTATGCCTCGACTGCTTGTAGACCATCTGTGGCTACTTGCTTACGGTGGCCGAACTTGTCGGCATAAGTAACTAGAAGCTGGAGGTTGATTGGCTAAGAAAGCAGGTCAGTTTGTAGTTTCAAGCAGTACCTGAGACAACTTACATTATCATCGACCAGCAAGAGCGAGACGCCAGCGCCTCTCTTCTTCTCGGACGGATCCTTCGAAGTCTGTGTCGACTTGTGTGTCGAAGTCTTCCTCTCAGGCCTCGAGCCATTCAACGAAGGCGTAGGCACACGAGGGAACTTGTAATCAGACGCCAGACCACGCTCGAGCTTAGCCACTCGCAACTGCTCCGACTCTTCATTGCCGGCGTCGGCTTTCGTTCGGTCCTTCGCAAAAGAGTCAGCGTCTGGGCTACCCAAGCAGGTATCCTTTCGCTCTCTTACAGGGAGATTCTGGGGACTCGTGCTCCCAGGTGGCTGTTCACTCACGCCAGGCGTGATAGCACCAGCGAGGGAGAAAGGATCGTTGGTCATACTCCTGTTACGAACGCATTGTACCATCGCCTTGGCCAATCGATCCGGTCCTGCTGGTTGGGCAATGAGCTCGACATATCCAGTGGCGATGTTGCCGAAGCCGGGAGCTCGTATTTTCCTGGCACTGAGTGTGCTGTCGCAGAGGACAATGAAAGGTTTGTTGCTGAGTGCGCTTGGCGACATCACAGTGTCTGCGCAGCCCATGTCTTGCCGTCGCTTCAGCTCCTCTCCCAGCTCGCCCTCGGTCACGATGTACATATCAGCGCCGTCGTCGCCAGCCCATGTGCAAGGGAATGCATTCACGCCGACTTGATTGAGAGTCTTGTGTACGCTTGACAGGAGCAAGCTTTTGGCGGTCTCATCCGGAACTTGACCAGTCGAACTGGCTAAAGGTGTAGAGCTACTGTCAACAACGCCAACCGACACTCCGGAGATGATCCGTTCTAGCGATCGCAGAGAACTCTTCGAACCTGTGTCCTTACTGCTGCGGGTCTGCTCCAGAGGTAGAGTGATCGCAAAAGTGGTGCCGACGCCTCTTTCGCTCTGAACTTCAATTCTGCCTTCGAGGCTCTTCACAATCTTCGCCACTAGATTCATACCTAGTCCAGTCCCCTCCACAAGACTGTCTTCTTGTGCAAAGGCGCGGAACAAGTGGTTCTCGAGGAAGTCCCTGGACATCCCGCGTCCGGTGTCGCTCACGGCGAACGTAACATTGAACCGCTTGCGCTTGTCCGGTATTGGCGATGCTTTGAGCGACACCCGGATATGTCCTTTACTTGTATACTTCAAAGCGTTGCTCACGAGGTTGATGCAGATTCGCTTCCAGGCCCCTAACGCGACGAAGACGTGCCAATTGATGTCTGCAGTACGGTCGATGTCCAGAATGACAGCGACTTTGCGGTTCAGAACAGTATCTGCATCTCTACTGCAGCAGAACGAGTACACTGCAGTTTCGACAACCTCTTCTGTCACCTGGTCCAGGGCTACGTTGGCATCCAGTGCCATCACGCCTCCCATTCGAGTGCGTTTCGTCGAGCCAGAGGTCAGTCTGCCAGCTTGTGCGTCTTTGTTTCGAGTCTTGGCTTGATGGTTGATCTTGCTAAAGTCTAGAAGGTGATCGATGATGTCCAGTAAAGTCCTTCCGCATATCTCGACCTGGGAGATCAGATCGGTGCTGAAGGAGTCTGTCGGCTGCTCTTGCAGACATTCGACGCTGCCCAGGATGCCGTGCAATGGAGACCTCAACTCGTGTGAGATGGTCGAGATGAAGTCAGACTTTGCCTTGTCAGAGTCCTGAGCCTCCAGGCGGTGCAACTCAGCCAGAATCACATCACAGAAAGCGGTCATGTACTTCACTTCGGACTCCTCGGAGAATAGCCTGAGAGGTGAGTAAGACCAGAACATGCACGCCGCATACCACCGTTGGCGAGTGTGATCCCACATGCCGACCAAACCAACACTCCGGACACCCGGGAAAAGCTTGACTATCTCTCTACCATCGTCTCGCCGGCCTCTCTTGCGCCGTTTCGAGCAGTTTGCGCTGTGGTTCTTCACCTCGTGGGACATGCTGCCTGCCGAGCAGCGGCAAGAACTTCCATCAGTATTACCTTCCGAAGAGTCATCATCAGACGAAGCATCGCCGTACTCGTTGAAGCTCCATATCTTCCCACGGGGATAGCGTCTGAGCAGAGATCGAAGGAACTTTTCCGTCATATCCTGGGGTTCTTCGTAGGGCTCTGTCCGTTTCTCCAGCAGGAACTCATCCAAAGGTTGCGGTATGCTTGATGATGCAAGCACGTGGCAGTGTTTTGGTACTTGATCACTGCTATCGGACTTCTTCGTCATTCTCTCGTCTGCACTTGTTCCGGTCGTGGCGCCATCGGCAGTGCTTCCATGACAGTCAGAGCTGTGCTCGGTGTGACTTGACTCTGCTGGAGAAGTCTCCACTAGACCTCCAAACGTGCCGACCGCCGCATCGAGGAACATGACACCATCGATGCACATAGCCTCACGCACCAGATTACTAGCGCGTTCGAAAGTTCTTTGCACAGTAGGTTGTCCAGCGTCAGCCACATTCTCGTGACTCTTTCTGATTTGCAGTGTCGCGGCGGTAGGTTTTGGGTTCAAGGGGCTTGATGAGCCGCTGCCAGAGATCGTCGCAGTCCTTGATCTGTTCCGTTTTGGTGACGAGCTTGTCACTGCTGGATTGATGTTTGAACGCCGTTCCTCCTCAAGATGTTCGCTCACTTGTACGGCTGCTTGAGCCACAGCCGAGACATTCGCGGTCATAGGCTGTACACCAAGAGGATGGTACAGATTTGGATCTTCGTCCACGCCCCAGTCTCCTTTTTGCGCCGCCCAGTCGCGGAAGCCTGATGCACCGTCGATGAAAGCACCGAGACCTGCAATCATCTGAGTTCCGATCTTGTGCTCACCAGTAGCACGAACCATCTCCAGATGTGTCATGACAGTGGCAGCCATATCCCGCATAAAGTTGATAGCATCACCATCTAGGCCGTCACGCTTCTGGTCGTCTAGCACGCAGTAAGCTCCGATGTTAATGCCTTTAGGGGTGGTTATTGGTACTCCAGCGTAGAATCTGGCTTGAGGTCCTCCCGTCACGAATGGCCGGTCACAGAACCTGGTATCGTGACTCAAGTCATTCACAATGTGCACAAGGCCAGAGTTTAGGTCGCCTTTGTTCGTGCCTTGGTTGGCTGGTAGCATCACCGTATGCTCACAAACAGAGTAGCCTCGTGGAATCTTGGTGTGACCAAGCCACAAGTCATCCTCGTCATCGTGGACGGAATCGTCCTGGAGGCTCAAGGTCTTTGTACTTTCTGCAAGCACGTATGCATACTGCGAATCGAAGAAAAAGAGCATCGCCCGGCGCGTGCCTAATCTCACTGCTCCAAGCTGGCAGAAGGCCGTGAGCGCACGGTCCGGCGACGAGAATGGCCTATGGGCCTTGACAGAATCCGGGTTGCCAACATCGCAGAGCGGCGGTCCAGCCTTGGTGAGCTCCCGTATAGGCTGGTAGTATCTTTCACGCAAATATCAGTCATGAAGCACGGCGTGGGGTGGCGACAGCCTCGTAAGCGCAAGCACACCTGTAAAACTCGCGCTCCCGCTTGCTCTCGAACAGCAGCCTCCTTCGCTCGCTCTTCAGAGTCTCAACAGCCTGGGACGGCATCTTGACGCCCTCAGCGCCGATTCTGCTGCTCTCAATTTCGCATTGTTCGTCGATGGACatggaggaggaggaggagtcGCGGCCTCCTCTCCGACCGTTCGGCCAGGGATCCTGTCGATCCGAAGATCCAGCGAGCCCAAGCGCGCAGCGTCAATCGGCAGTCTCACGGATCTGGAGAATGGGATGTACCGATAGGTTACAGCTTTCGGTTCATGCAGAAATCAGGGTCCAGCGCAATAAATGTTCAAACGGCGAACGTCTTTTGTGGTATCTCGTGAGAAGGCGTTGTTGGGTTCGAGACCCACAGCCTGCGCAAGAAAGTTGTTCTGGATTCGTGTAGACGGGCCCATTGTTCGTGCCGTGGTGCGTTGGGCTACGCCACAGCCATCGCGATGCTCATCGTCGATGGGTAATTCTGCAAACAAGTTTTCGTTTAGCCACGGGGAAGAGCCACCGCCGAAGTCCAAGCCCCGTTTTGGTGCTGGATGGCCCCTTCCAAGAATTCGGTCGTCGTTAGCTGTGTCGATCGCAAGAGTGAAGTGAATGAATATGAGAATGTGCATGTATTGCGTACAACGATCCTCACTGGTCGAGTGCAAGCTGCAGGACATTTCTTCAGCGTGCTCCGAGCAACATCGACCAGTTTACACATTGTGGCGCACGCCTTCACGATCTTCGATTCCCTCGGGTGCAGCGAGGCTTAAGATCACTGTCAAAGATATGCTGGGTGGATCGCGGGGAATTGATAGATACATGGCCCGAAGTGCTACCATTCTGTTGGCATCTCCACAGTAGCAGAAGTTGTGATCCGCAATAAGACGAATCGCTCGATTTTGGCGATCTCGTCATTGCTCGACATCGAGGTCTCCGCTCACCGATAGCTTCCACACAGCACATCACGGTCGCTTTGAATGAGCAACGGGTTGCAGCAACACTCCACAATCTTGAACGAAACGCCGACTAAACATCGCACTTTTGCATTGCGTCTAGGACATGAGAGTCTTGGCTTTCTCCATTCGCTTGCTCAGATCAGCCTTTCGTCTGCGAACAAGCCTCTTCAAGCTATTCGGGACTCCTTCTTCAAGATCTTGCATCTGCGCCATGACATCGTCCAGAGGCATCGCACACCCGACTGTCGTATGTTGTGATAGCGCTGACAAAGCGAACGACGCAGAGAACTGTGCCATCTCTCCTGCCGGGCCACGCGCGATAGCGTCTTCCAGCAATAGGAGAAAGAACAAGTCGATGATGATGTCGTGGACATTATCGACAGTCCAAAAGCTAGCAATCTTCGGCTCGTTGATGTATCTTCGGACGCCGGGGTCAATGGTACCAAGTATGAGATCGATAATCATTCGGAGGCGAATATGGAACACTTCGGCTTTGGCGATGGTCGGCTGGCGGCGTTTGTACTTTGCTCGTCGAGAGCGGGAAGCTGCGATGAATTCCAAATCGTTGATTTCTCGTCTACGCCAGATGTTCCAGCATTCCGTCGGTCTGAGTGCAGCCTCCAGGCTCATGAACCAAGCTTCGAAGTTCTCCAGTCCTGTCAGAGTGGTGACATTGTTGCATGGGAGAAGTGGTGAGCCAGAGTCCAGCGTCAAGCTTGTTCGTACAGACGAAGCCTCCCCAGCTGGGTAGGACGGGCTCCGCGACGACTGCGAGAGGCTGCTGTGCGGCGTATGTTGTGCCAAGAGTGCCATGGTGGAAGAGTTTCGCGGAAGTTGCTAGTCTTTTGTGGTGTGTTTGAAGGAAGGCAGCCAGCTCAAGTCCCAAAGTGATGCAGGAAAGAGCTGCATCTTGTTGGAGCTCCGCTCCGTGAGGCTCTTTTCGCACGTCCTCGTGGCACCAAGGAAGTTTCATGAAGAGCAAAGTACAAACATGGTCGAGGCATGTCAGTAATCTCACGGCAGGGATTTTGACCGAAGACGAGGCGGCTGACAGCCTTGAGGCTTCTCCGCGCAGGACTTATCCAAACGACATGCTCCGTCAGGGTAGTAGACACGAGGAACGTGTCGAGCAGCTGTCGAAGCGGTCAGCGGCACAATCGAGGACTGCATGGTAGAGATGATGGCCGTCCATGTGATAGGTTGCAGCAACCCACAGCACCTAGCGACGGCACTACCCTCGCTTCCCCAAGGGTCAACCCGTCAGAGATGATGTTAAAGATTAGAAAAGAACGTGGAGGTTCAGGGTTGTTCAATGTTGGAGAAAGTAGGGGACGAAGGTGGCGCCATAGATCTACCGTTTTCGGCTCTTGCCGATCATTTTGGGGAGGGGGTAGCTGTTTGCAGAGCTCCACCCAGGTGAAGTCTCCCGAGCAGTGCCAAGCTCTCCATGTCCCTTTCACACCACTCTCAGGCCTCGACCAATCCATAACACAACCATGGCAACTACCACACGAGCAATCAGACCTCAATGGCTCTCCAAAGCAGCCCTCCGCCGCGTCCCATCCATATCCCGAAGCACCTCATCCTTTGCCCACCTCCAAGACGAACTACCCAAACGAGAAATCCAGCCCACCTTCGAAGACCTCTCTCCCCAGTCCTCCTACCGACTGGACACAACCCTCGCCGACTTCCTCCCAGACACAAACCCCCCACCGCTCCTCCCTCCAACACACGCAACCAACATCCTCCCCATACCCCACCACATAGTCTACTTCGAACCCAGCAGACGCAGCAGCGAGATGCTTCCCGATGGCACGAACCCCGACCACGCACCCGGTGATCCATTCCCGAGGCGAATGTGGGCAGGCGGTAGGGTTCGTTATAATCAAGATAACCCCCTCCTACTGGACGGCAGTAGAGGCGTCATGGCTGAATTCATTCGCAACGTCACAATAAAAGGAAAAGAAGGCGACGAGAAAGTCTTCGTAATCATCGAACGCCGCATGGCAAAAGCTACACTGGACGAAGTGGAACGCTTAACGACCTCATCCCAACGCATCGACACCGCGGACTCGAAACAGGCAAAAACAGACCTCCACCACCGCGTCCGACAGCGTCTCTGGCGCCATAACGATGAAGACTTCGGCCCCGCGTCAATTCTGGAAACACGCAACATCGTCTTCATGCGCAACCGCTCAAAAGCCCAAGCAGCCACCGAAGCCTCCAAGACTGCAACGACCAAAATCCTCAAACCAACCCATAAACCAGACTACACCCACACCATAACCCCAGATAACAAACTCCTCTTCCGCTTTTCGGCTTTAACTTTCAACGCACATGCAATCCACCTGGACCCAGATTACAGTCGGAACGTAGAAGGTCATCGGAATCTCCTCTTCCACGGGCCGTTGAGCTATACCTTCCTCCTCACACTGCTGCGGCAGCAATTAGGCAAGAGGGGGAACGAGGTGATAAAGTCAATTGAGTACAGGAACGTTGCGCCGCTGTATTGTCATGAGGAGGTGACGTTCTGTGGGACGCAGACGGGGGAGCATAAGTGGGAAGTCTGGGCGCAGGGGCCGGAGGGAGGGGTGGCGGTTAAGGGGAGTGTGGTGACGGAGCAGGGGAGGATTGATAAGACGAATTTGGGGATATGATGATGTATGAGGCATGTATGAGGCAAGCATGATGAAGTGGATGTGTATAGTGTACAGTCAGTGTCCACCAGATTCGACGATGATACCCATGATGTTATGCTTCTTCATCGATCGATGGCGTTCGTTTCAATTGAAGATTCGCTATGCTCGTATGCTATACAACATGCACAACCACTAATGCCAACAACGCCATGCGTATTTGCTTGCTCGCTCGCTTCCCAACATCAACAATCAACAATCATGCAGTCTTGTCCATCCCACCCTACTCCCTCAAGCCATACACTGTGTACTATGCTGTAGGCAGTTCAATCCATCCCCAAAACCTCCTTAGGCACAAAATTAAACCCCGTACTAACAATCGCTAAAACACTGCTGACAACAATCAACGACCAATCCACCACCTTCTGCCTGTAAGACAGCTCTTTCCCGAACAGCTTCAAATGGAAAGCGCAGGGAAGAATCAAGCAAATCGTAAAACAAGCCACCGCACCCAGCAAGCTCATGATCGTGTCGAACTGCGGGATCAGGATGGCCAAGAGGACGAAGATGACCAC
Above is a window of Fulvia fulva chromosome 6, complete sequence DNA encoding:
- a CDS encoding Mesaconyl-C(4)-CoA hydratase, which gives rise to MATTTRAIRPQWLSKAALRRVPSISRSTSSFAHLQDELPKREIQPTFEDLSPQSSYRLDTTLADFLPDTNPPPLLPPTHATNILPIPHHIVYFEPSRRSSEMLPDGTNPDHAPGDPFPRRMWAGGRVRYNQDNPLLLDGSRGVMAEFIRNVTIKGKEGDEKVFVIIERRMAKATLDEVERLTTSSQRIDTADSKQAKTDLHHRVRQRLWRHNDEDFGPASILETRNIVFMRNRSKAQAATEASKTATTKILKPTHKPDYTHTITPDNKLLFRFSALTFNAHAIHLDPDYSRNVEGHRNLLFHGPLSYTFLLTLLRQQLGKRGNEVIKSIEYRNVAPLYCHEEVTFCGTQTGEHKWEVWAQGPEGGVAVKGSVVTEQGRIDKTNLGI
- a CDS encoding Putative epoxide hydrolase gives rise to the protein MSASESISPFTLSIEQAVLDDLQLRLWLTRWPDKETVMDWSQGVPLAAIQELCEYWQTRYNWRRCEELLNSFPQFTTTIDGVEVYFLHFRSKHGDALPMVLTHGWPGSILEFRHVIDRLIDPEADGGTPRDAFHLVIPALPGYAFSSKPTETGWNYQLTARAWAVFMDRLGYTDSGWVAQGGDWGAHVTVSLGHQAPKGLKAVHMNSVYFEPQKEIQIPAKDKAGEGRAMDLDHLRDTTGYRGYSLQQSIRPQTLDYALADSPVAQAAWIYEKFRDWSHHNGDVGTIFSKDEMLDTIMLYWLSNSGTSSARYDWENKPDTTAWAIGADIAVGVSWFQGDTAYAPREWCERHWDKIVIRNEVGKGGRFAAWEQPEKFVREVREWRRNVGG
- a CDS encoding Hybrid signal transduction histidine kinase B, whose translation is MSIDEQCEIESSRIGAEGVKMPSQAVETLKSERRRLLFESKREREFYRYYQPIRELTKAGPPLCDVGNPDSVKAHRPFSSPDRALTAFCQLGAVRLGTRRAMLFFFDSQYAYVLAESTKTLSLQDDSVHDDEDDLWLGHTKIPRGYSVCEHTVMLPANQGTNKGDLNSGLVHIVNDLSHDTRFCDRPFVTGGPQARFYAGVPITTPKGINIGAYCVLDDQKRDGLDGDAINFMRDMAATVMTHLEMVRATGEHKIGTQMIAGLGAFIDGASGFRDWAAQKGDWGVDEDPNLYHPLGVQPMTANVSAVAQAAVQVSEHLEEERRSNINPAVTSSSPKRNRSRTATISGSGSSSPLNPKPTAATLQIRKSHENVADAGQPTVQRTFERASNLVREAMCIDGVMFLDAAVGTFGGLVETSPAESSHTEHSSDCHGSTADGATTGTSADERMTKKSDSSDQVPKHCHVLASSSIPQPLDEFLLEKRTEPYEEPQDMTEKFLRSLLRRYPRGKIWSFNEYGDASSDDDSSEGNTDGSSCRCSAGSMSHEVKNHSANCSKRRKRGRRDDGREIVKLFPGVRSVGLVGMWDHTRQRWYAACMFWSYSPLRLFSEESEVKYMTAFCDVILAELHRLEAQDSDKAKSDFISTISHELRSPLHGILGSVECLQEQPTDSFSTDLISQVEICGRTLLDIIDHLLDFSKINHQAKTRNKDAQAGRLTSGSTKRTRMGGVMALDANVALDQVTEEVVETAVYSFCCSRDADTVLNRKVAVILDIDRTADINWHVFVALGAWKRICINLVSNALKYTSKGHIRVSLKASPIPDKRKRFNVTFAVSDTGRGMSRDFLENHLFRAFAQEDSLVEGTGLGMNLVAKIVKSLEGRIEVQSERGVGTTFAITLPLEQTRSSKDTGSKSSLRSLERIISGVSVGVVDSSSTPLASSTGQVPDETAKSLLLSSVHKTLNQVGVNAFPCTWAGDDGADMYIVTEGELGEELKRRQDMGCADTVMSPSALSNKPFIVLCDSTLSARKIRAPGFGNIATGYVELIAQPAGPDRLAKAMVQCVRNRSMTNDPFSLAGAITPGVSEQPPGSTSPQNLPVRERKDTCLGSPDADSFAKDRTKADAGNEESEQLRVAKLERGLASDYKFPRVPTPSLNGSRPERKTSTHKSTQTSKDPSEKKRGAGVSLLLVDDNPINLQLLVTYADKFGHRKQVATDGLQAVEAYKNACSDAVTPTGEETESPKKPNEDALVKPQVVLMDINMPILNGFEATRQIRGFEKQKSLEPATIIALTGLGSASAQQEAFSSGVDLFLTKPVRLKELTKILDGIRDPKK